In one window of Rhodanobacter sp. FDAARGOS 1247 DNA:
- a CDS encoding ABC transporter ATP-binding protein — MIETDQLTRCYGHLTAVDALSIRVEPGQVLGLLGPNGAGKSTAMRMIAGFLVPTSGTARVCGHDVSREPLKAKRALGYLPEGAPSYGEMTVREFLHFIVRMRGLKAETGYRRFDAVVQQLQLEDVLEACIDTLSKGLRRRVGLAQAILHDPPVLMLDEPTDGLDPNQKHAVRQLIDVMARDRTILISTHLLEEVHALCNRVVIIARGKLLADATPAELEARSRYHGAVSFSAPGSGMSQEMLGRLPQVASIEVDPLDGRITVFPKPGERILEAVETLLREQGLEVSEIQLERGRLDEVFRQITTSDDRAAEVRA; from the coding sequence ATGATCGAAACCGACCAGCTCACCCGATGCTATGGCCACCTCACCGCCGTGGACGCGCTGAGCATCCGTGTCGAACCGGGCCAGGTGCTGGGCCTGCTTGGCCCGAACGGCGCCGGCAAGTCCACCGCGATGCGCATGATCGCCGGGTTTCTGGTGCCCACCTCGGGCACGGCGCGGGTCTGCGGCCACGATGTCAGCCGCGAGCCGCTGAAGGCAAAGCGGGCACTGGGCTACCTGCCGGAAGGCGCGCCCAGTTACGGCGAAATGACCGTGCGCGAGTTTCTCCATTTCATCGTGCGCATGCGCGGGCTCAAGGCGGAGACGGGCTACCGGCGTTTCGACGCGGTGGTGCAGCAACTGCAGCTGGAGGACGTGCTGGAGGCGTGCATCGACACGCTGTCGAAGGGCTTGCGCCGACGCGTCGGGCTGGCCCAGGCGATCCTGCACGATCCGCCGGTACTGATGCTGGATGAACCCACCGACGGCCTCGATCCGAACCAGAAACACGCGGTGCGCCAGCTGATCGACGTGATGGCGCGCGACCGCACCATCCTGATCTCCACCCACCTGCTGGAAGAAGTCCATGCGCTGTGCAACCGGGTGGTGATCATTGCCCGCGGCAAGCTGCTGGCGGACGCCACGCCGGCCGAACTGGAAGCGCGCTCGCGCTATCACGGTGCGGTGTCGTTCAGCGCGCCGGGCAGCGGCATGTCGCAGGAGATGCTGGGGCGCCTGCCGCAGGTGGCGTCGATCGAGGTGGACCCACTGGACGGGCGCATCACGGTGTTTCCGAAGCCGGGCGAACGCATCCTGGAAGCGGTGGAAACGCTGCTGCGCGAGCAGGGCCTGGAGGTTTCGGAAATCCAGCTCGAGCGTGGCCGGCTCGACGAGGTGTTCCGCCAGATCACCACCAGTGACGATCGCGCCGCCGAGGTTCGCGCATGA